From the genome of Paracidovorax avenae:
GGCTGCTGCAGGATGACCTTGCCGCTCTTGAAGGTGCAGCTGGGCGTGGGCTGGGCGGCGGTGGGCACGGCCTTGCTGCACACGTAGTTGCTGCCGTGCTCGTGCACGGGCGCGCCGCAGATGGGGCACGGGCCCAGCGGCTCGTCGGTGAACTCGACCAGTTCGCCCGACGCTTCGCCCGCGCGGTCGTCGCCGAAGTCGAATTCCAGCTTGAAGTTGCCGGCCTCCTCGTCGCGCACGATGGCGACCTCGGCCGTGAACGGCCAGCCGGCCTTGGAGCGGAAGCCCTCCAGCGGGCCGATGCGGCGATCGCGCAGCAGGGCTTCGGCCTCGGCGGGCTCGAAAGTGCGGCCCGCGGGCGACTTGGTGAACGAGAAGCCGCAGCCGTCGCCGCGCCCGTCGGCGCCCGTGCAGGCGTAGCGCCGGTAGTTCTCCTTGACCACGCCGCCGCAGTTGGGGCACGGGGTGGAGAGCGTGGCGTAGTTGCCGGGGATGGTGTCGCGGTCGTATTCCTTGGCCTTCTTCACCATGCGCTCGGTCATGGCGGCGATCTGCTGCATGAAGGCCTCGCGGCTGAGCTGGCCCTTCTCCATCTGGGCGAGCTTGTATTCCCATTCGCCGGTCAGTTCGGCGCGCGAGAGTTCCTCCACGCCCAGGCCGCGCAGCAGCGTCATGAGCTGGAAGGCCTTGGCCGTGGGGATGAGCTCGCGGCCCTCGCGCAGCATGTACTTCTCGGTGAGCAGGCCTTCGATGATGGCGGCGCGCGTGGCCGGGGTGCCCAGGCCTTTTTCCTGCATGGCCGAGCGCAGTTCCTCGTCTTCCACCTGCTTGCCGGCGCTTTCCATGGCGCCCAGCAGCGTGGCTTCGGAGTAGCGGGCCGGCGGCTTGGTCTTCAGGGCCTTGGCCTCGGCGTATTCGGTGTGCGTCATCTCGCCGGGCTTCACTGGCACCAGCGGCTGGCCCTTGTCGCCGGCCTTGCCGTCCTCGACCTCGTTGGCGGCTTCCTTGCCGTAGATGGCCAGCCAGCCGGGCTTGACCAGCACCTTGCCTTCGGTCTTGAACGAATGGCCCACCACTTGGCTGATGCGGGTGGTGACCAGGTATTCGGCGCTCGGGAAGAACACGGCCATGAAGCGGCGCACCACCAGGTCGTAGAGCTTCTGCTCGGCCTCGGAGAGGCCGCTGGGCGCCTGCGTGGTCGGGATGATGGCGAAGTGATCGCTCACCTTGGCGTTGTCGAAGATGCGCTTGCTCGGGCGCACGTAGTTCTCGTCCAGCGCCTGCCGGGCATAGGGGGCGAGGTGGCGCATGCCGCTGGTGGCGAGCATGCCGAAGGTGTCCTTCGCCACGGGCAGGTAGTCCTCCGGCAGGGCGCGGGAATCGGTACGCGGGTAGGTCAGGGCCTTGTGGCGCTCGTACAGGCTCTGCGCCAGTGCCAGCGTGGTCTTGGCCGAGAAGCCGAACTTGCCGTTGGCCTCGCGCTGCAGGCTGGTCAGGTCGAACAGCAGGGGCGAGGCCTGGGTGGTGGGCTTGCTCTCTTCGGTGACGGTGGCGGCCTTGCCGCGCACGGCGTCGGCGATCTCGCGGGCGCGCTCGAAGCTCCAGACGCGGTCGGCGCGGGCCTCGGGGTCGTCGGCGACCTTCTTCCACTGCGGGTCGAACCACTTGCCGAGGTATTCACCGGCCTCGGCATGGAAGCCGGCATGGATTTCCCAGTAGTCGCGGCTGACGAACTGGCGGATCTTTTCCTCGCGCTCGACGACCAGCGAGAGCGTGGGGGTCTGCACGCGGCCCACGGTGGTGAGGAAGAAGCCGCCGTCGCGCGAGTTGAAGGCCGTCATGGCGCGCGTGCCGTTGATGCCCACGAGCCAGTCGGCCTCGGAGCGGCTGCGCGCGGCGCTGGCCAGGCCCTGCATCTGCTGGTCGGAGCGCAGGTTGCCGAAGCCGTCGCGGATGGCCTGCGGGGTCATGGACTGCAGCCAGAGGCGCCGCACGGGCTTGTTCAGGCCGCCCTTGGCGCCGCCCGCGTACTGCTCGATGAGGCGGAAGATCAGTTCGCCCTCGCGCCCCGCGTCACAGGCGTTGACGAGTTCGGTCACGTCCTTGCGGCGGGCGAGCTTGACCACCGCGTTGAGGCGGCTCTTGGTCTTGTCCACCGGCTTCAGGTCGAAGTACGGGGGGATCACCGGCAGGTGGGCGAAGCTCCACTTGCCGCGCTTGACGTCGAATTCCTCGGGCGCCTGGATCTCGACCAGGTGGCCCACCGCGCTCGTGACGACGTAGCGCTCGTTCTCGAAATGGTCCTCGTGCTTGTCGAACTTGCCGGCCACGGGGGTGAGCGCGCGCACGATGTCCTGCGCCACCGACGGTTTTTCTGCGATTACCAGGGTCTTGGTCATTTTCTGTGGGGTCGGCCCCGGAGGGCGCTTCTACAATTCCGGTCTCTCGCGCGTACACGCGCATGCACACGCGCGCCTGCGCATGTGTGCCTATTCAAACTAACAGAGTTTCGCCATGCCCCGAACCGCCACGCCCGCCGCCGACCCTTCCGCCGCCAGGGGCGGCCGCCGCATCCAGGTGCGGCGCTCGGGTGTGCACGGCAAGGGCGTGTTCGCGGTGCAGGACATCGCCGAAGGCGAAGTGCTGATCGAATACACGGGCGAGATCATCAGCTGGCAGGAAGCCCAGGACCGCCACCCGCACGATCCGCTGCAGCCGAACCATACCTTTTATTTCCATGTGGATGAAGACCGCGTCATCGATGCCAACCATGGCGGAAACGCATCGCGCTGGATCAACCACAGCTGCGCGCCCAACTGCTACGCCGACGAACGCGACGGCCGCATCTTCATCACCGCGCTGCGCAACATCCATGCGGGCGAGGAACTCAACTACGACTACGGCCTGATCATCGACGAGCGCTACACCCCCAGGCTCAAGGCCGAGTACCCCTGCTTTTGCGGCAGCGCCAACTGCCGCGGCACGCTCCTGGCGCCCAAGCGCGGCTGGGCACCGCCGGGGCCTTCCGCGCCGCCGCCCAAGGCCGGCCGCAAGGGCGCACGCCGATGACCGGCATGGTGCAGCCGCTGCGCTGGCCCGCCGAGGCGGTGTGGGAGGCCGTGGCACCGCTGCTGCCGGGCTTCACTGTCGAAGTGTTGCCGAGCATCGATTCCACCAACACCGAACTCATGCGGCGCGCGCGGGCGGGCCGCTGCGAGCCCACGCTGCTCGTGGCCGAGGTGCAGACCGCAGGGCGCGGGCGCCTGGGCCGCGCCTGGCAGAACGCCGCGGGCGACTCGCTCATGTTCTCGCTGGGCCTGCCGCTGGCGCCGGCGGACTGGTCCGGGCTGTCGCTGGCCGTGGGGGTCTCCATCGCGGAGAGCCTGCAGCCGGTGCCCCGGGCCGGCCAGCCCCGGCTGGGCCTGAAGTGGCCCAACGACCTCTGGCTGGACGATGGCCGCAAGCTGGGAGGCATCCTGGTGGAAACCGCCAGCCTCGTGGGTGCCGCCGGCGCCTGGAGCGGCTCGCACCCGGACCGTACCGCGCGCTACGTGGTGGCCGGGGTCGGCATCAACGTGCGGCCTCCGCCGTCCGAGGGCCTGTCCACGCCGCCCGGCAGCCTGCAGGAGATCGAAGCCCGGCTCGACGCCCCCGCGGCGCTGCTGCGCACCGTGCCGCCGCTGGTCGCGATGCTGCAGTCGTTCGAAGCCCACGGCTTCGCGCCGGTGCAGCCGCGCTTCCTGCAGCGCGACGTGCTGCGCGACCGCGAAGTGGTCCTGAGCGACGGCGGCGCCGGCACCGCGCAGGGCGTGGCCCAGGACGGAGCGCTGCTGGTGCGCACGCCACAGGGCCTGCAGGCCGTGACCAGCGCCGAGATCAGCGTGCGGCCGGCCGGGCAGGCGCTGCCCCGGAACTGAAGGAGCCCTCCACCATGCTGCGCGCCGCCGTCCTCGTTCTGCTGCTGGCCAATGCCGGCTACTACGCCTGGGCACAGGGCCTGCTGCGCGACTGGGGCCTCGCACCGGCCGAACAGTCCGAGCCCCAGCGGCTGGAGCAGCAGATCCAGCCCGAGAACCTGCGCATCGGCCGGCCGGTGTCCGGCGATGCGGCATCGGCCCCCGCAGCCCCGCCGCCCGCGGCGCCCTCTTCCGCAGCCACCCCGTCCAGCGAGGCATCCCACCCCGCACCGCCCCCCACTTCAGCAGGGCAGGCGCAGGCCGCGGCGGCCGACAGCACGGCCTGCCTGCAGGCCGGCCCGTTCGACGCACGCCAATCCGAGGCACTGCGTACGGCAGCCGCCGCCCTGCCTGCGAATAGCTGGAGCCTGGAGCCTGTGTCGGTCGCGAGCCGGTGGATGGTGTACATGGGGCGCTTCGCCGACGAAGACGCGCTGGAGAAGAAGCGCGCCGAACTGCGTGCTCGCAAGGTGGCCTACGACCGGCCGGGCCCTGCCCTGGAGCCAGGCCTGTCGCTGGGCCGCTTCTCGACGGAAGAAGCCGCCGAGCGGGCGCTGGCGGCGCTGGGCACGCAGGGCGTGCGCACGGCCCGGGTGGTGCAGGAGCGCTCGGACGCCACCGGCCATGTGCTGCGGCTGCCGGCGGCCACGCCCGCGCTGCGTGCCCAGGCCGAAACGCAGCTGCGCACGGCCCTCGCGGGCCGGCTACTGCGCAACTGCGGCTAGCCGGCGGCAGCCCCGCCCGGGGCTCGCGGGGCTTCCCATTGCGCCAGGCCTTCGGCCACCTGGTGGGCCAGCTCCCGTGCGCCGTCCGGCGACGTATCGTCCGAGAACATCATGGCGTCGCACAGTTCGTCATCTCCCTCGGGCAGCCGCATGGGCGGCAGCCCCTGCCGCAGCAGTGCCCAATCCATCGCCAGCAAGGCGGCTGGCGCATTGCCGGCGGGCAGGGGGCGCAAGCTGACAAAGGCCCGGTAGAGCATCACGGCGCACTCGACGGCCGCGAGGGGGTCGCCCCGGGAAAGCCGACGCTCCAGCTGCGCGGCGATTTCCTCCATCTGGCCCCGCAACGACTGCACGGAGGGATAGCTGCGGAACGCCGCAACGGCGGGTTCGCCCCGGTGGGCCAGCGCGGCCCCGTCGCCGGCAGGCACGCGCTGGAACTCGTGCGCGCGCAGGCCGGGCCCCGCCGATGGGCGGCCGTTGGCAATCCAGCCCAGTTCGAGCAACGCATCCGTGCTGAAGGCACGCCCCGTCTCCACCCAGGTATCGACCAGGCGCGCGGCCTCCTCCCACGACTGCGGCGTGGCCGTGCCGTCTCCTCGCTCCTGCAGAAACAATGCGAGCCGCGGCCCATCGTCAAAAGCCCCACGCATGGCGGTGGCGCAGGATGCCGCCGCACCCAGGCGCTCCGAGAGCGCGTCGCGCTCGGCCCGGGCCCACGCAGGCGCGCGCAACAGCCGGGCCGAGAACCCGGCAGGCGTGCCCTGCAGATGCACCCGGCAGGCAGCCGTCTCGGCGCTGGTGGGCACGGCGTGCAGCCGCCGATTGTGGGACAGGTCGAGCAGTTCCAGCGCCGGCAGCGCGGCCACGGCCGCCGGCAGCGTGGAAAAGCGGCAGTGGGACAGCCGCAATTCCCTCAGCCGGACGGCCTGTTCGATCTCCGGCGGCAGTTCGCACAGCTCGAAATTCGCGGACAGATCCAGCGTTTCCAGATGGGGCAACGCGAACAGCGCAGCAGGAACTTCGGTGACGAAACTGTTGCGGGCGGAGATGGAGCGCAGGCCGGTGCATTGCGCCAGCACCTCGGGCAGCCGGTAGAAGCCGGTATTGTCGGAAAGATCGATCGTTTCCAGATGGGCCAGCCGCCCCAGCCCGGGGGGCAGCTCCGACAGCGCAAGGCCACGGAGGTCCAGCGCGGTGGAGCGCTCCGCATGCGCCCACAGGATGCGTGCCGCGGCTTCTTCCCGCTGCTCGATGAAGCTTCCATGGTGGTCCTGCAGGCCGGATTGCCGCGAAAGGCTGCCGGCCATGCGCGACCAGAATCCGCCCCGGGAAGTCCGATGGGGGTCCGCGGCACACCATTCACGCAGGGACCGCCTCCACTCCACCTGCCCGGCGTTCGGCGGCCCCGCCCATCGGCCCGTGCGCACGGTTTCCGCGCGCTCGCGCGCCGATCCTGTGCGCCGGGGCACCAACCCGACCGGCCCTCCAGCGCTCCGCCCCCTTGGCGCATCGGGCTCGCTGCGCGGGCTCGATCCATCTGCCCGGAACGGCCCGAAAGGATGGGAGCGCATGCGCTGCGATTCGGAAGCGGTCGTGATGCGGGAAGGGCTCATGGACGTTGGAATCGGGAGTGGAAAAACGAAGTGCGCGAGACGGCCGCCGGCACGCGGGCGTCCCGTGCGCTATGCATCTGCGGCACCTGCAAGGTCGTGCTGCACCAGCCGCGCCATGAGCGCGTCCATGTGCCGGACGGTTTCCTGCAGCAGCTCTGCCGCCGCGTCCGCCGCCGCGATGCCCGAAAACCGGAACAGGACCGCCGTGGTCAGGGCCGGGTCATCGGGCAGCAGGACCGGCGGCAGGCCCTGCTGCTGCAGGGCCCAGTCCATGGCCGCCAGGGCCGTGGGCTCGTTGCCCTTGTGCAGCGGGCGGAGGACGACCAGGGCGCGGTAGAGCAGCACGGCGCGCTCCATGGCGGACAGCGGGTCGAGCGCGGCATCGGGAGCATCGCCCGCCGACAGCCAGGACTCGACCGCCGCCAGCAGCGGCGGCAGCGCGCCGGGAGACGGCCGGCCTGCACCGGCGCCCTGCGGGCCGGACAGATCGTCTGCGTATTCCTGCGTGCGCAGCAGGCCCGTGCCGGACGGCCGGAAGTTGATGCGCCAGCCCAGTTCCATCATCCGTGCGGTCGTCAGCGGTTCCCCGTTGTCCAGCCACTCCGCGATGGCCTGGTGCGCGTCCTCGCAGGCTTCCTGCGTGCCCATGCCGTCGGTGCGCACCGCGAGCGACAGCCGGGCACGCAGCAGGCCCACCTGGTCCGAGAGCCGGGGCTCGGCCCGCATCCGGGCCTGCAGCAGGGGCCATGCACGGGCGATGGTGTCCATATGTTCCGCGAGCGTGCCGCGCTGGCGCGGCGTCAGCGGCAGGGGCCGCAGCAGGCCGGCGATGCCCTCCAGGTGCGTTCCTTCGAGCCGCAGGCGCGCGTCGTCCAGCCGCCATCCGGCGGGCAGCGAGCGCAGTTCCGCATTCTCCGAAAGGTCCAGCGCCTCCAGCCGGGGCAGCGAGAGGACCTGTGGAGGCACCTCGGTGATGCCGCAGTGGCGCGCATCGATCGCCCGCAGCCCGCGGCAGCGGGCGAGCCGCTCGGGCAGCGCTCCCAGCCCCGGATTCCAGGAGATATCCAGCCGCTCCAGGGTTTCCAGGGTTTCGAGGCCGGGTGGCAGGTCGGTCAGCCCCAGGCCGTGCAGGTCCAGCGCGGGAGCGCCCTCGGCATGGGCGAGCAGCAGGCGGCCCACGGCGATCTCGCGCAGTTCCAGGCCGTCCTGCGCGGCACCGAATGCAGCGTCTCCACGCTCCAGGATCCGGTCCGCGGCCATGGCGAACTCCCGGCAGCGGCCGGCGAACGCCTCGGCCCGCTCGTCGCGGACGGCGCCCCGGTTCCGCCGCGCCGAGAAAAGCCCCCGCAACACCTCGGAGGCGCCTGCCTGCCATGGCGGCTGCCGGGCCGCATCGGCCTCGCACCAGGCCTGCAGCGCCTCGTACCACGCGTGCAGCAGGGGCATGCCGGAGGCGGCGACGGCCTGGCGTGGCGCAGCGGCCGCCCCCCCGCGTTCCGGGGGCATGAAGGACAGGACGGAGGCGCCGAAAGGCGCCGTGAGCAGGGACGAGGTCATGGCAGCGGGGCGGTGAAGGACAAGGAAAGCGGCTCGCCTCCAATCTAGGGCGCCCCCCTTTCCCTGCCCCGCCCCGGCACGACGCGGTGTCGCGAAATGCGAACCGCCCGCACGACCTGCTGCGATGCGCAGCGCTGCGTCAGCCGCCCGCCGAGCGCCTCGGATCGAGCGTCAGCAGCCACTCCACGAGCGCGCGCAGGTCGGCCTGCAGGCGCGCGAAGCCCTCCGGGTGCAGGGCCAGCGTGTGCTCGTCCATGTAGAGGCGGCGGTTGATCTCCACCTGGATGCTGTGCCGGTCGCGGGCCGGGTCTCCGTAGCGGCGAACGATCTCCACGCCCTTGTAGGGATGGTTGTAGTCCACCCCGTAGCCGCGCCCGCGCAGGAAGGTGCAGAGCGCCTGCGACAGCGCCGGGTCCGCGGTGGTGCCGTCGCGGTCGCCGATGACGAAGTCGGCGTGTACGAGGCCGGGATGCAGCGTGGCATGGCTGGCCGCGACGGAGGGCATCGAATGGCAGTTCAGGTGCAGGCTGTAGCCGTGCCGCGCATGCGCGGCCTCGATGGCCTGCTCCACCGCGGCATGGTAGGGCCGCCAGCAGCGCTCGATGCGCGCGCGCCCTTCGGCCACAGAGAGGGGTCGGTCATAGATGGGCAGGCCCTCGTCGGTGCATTTCCAGATGAGGCCTTTGCCGAGCCGCACCTTCTGCAGCACCGCCGGGTCGGCGGTGACGGGGTCGGGCCACTCGGCATCGAAGAGCGTGGTGTCGATCTCCGTGGTGTCGCGGTTGGCGTCGAGGTAGATCCGCGGGAAATGCGCCTCCACCCACGCGACGCCGAGGGCGGGCGCGAAGGCGTAGAGCTTTTCCACATGGGTGTCTTCCGCACGCCGCAGCACGTCCCGGGCCAGCGCGGCGCCGAAGTCGTCGGGGTAATCCGTGCCGCTGTGCGGCGAATCGAGGACCAGGGGCGTGCGGCCCGGCACCACCGATACGGCGGCCACGGGGCTCAGCGGCTGCGGGGCGGTCATCGTCGGGCTCCGTTCATCGGTTCAGTCGAGGTGGATCTGGGCATAGGCAGCGATTTTCCGCATCTTGGCGATCTCCTGTTCGATCTGCCGGGAGAACTCCGCGGGCGCGGTGCCCGTGGGATAGAGGCCCTGGCCGGCGAGCCGGTCACGCACCGCCGGCTCCTTCAGGGCGGTGCCCACGGCCTGCTGCACACGCAGCACCGCCGCCGGCGGCGTGGCAGCGGGGGCCACCAGGCCGAACCAGGACGGCTCGTTGGCCTGCGGATGGCCCAGTTCGCCATAGGTGGGCACTTCGGGCAGCACGTCGGCGAGGCGCTGGGGCCAGGAGACGGCGAGCGCCCGCAGCCGGCCGCTCTTCACGTAGGGCAGCGCGGAGGCGACCTGGTCGAAATACACGGGCACCTGGCCGGCCAGCACGTCGTTCACCGCCGGACCGGCGCCGCGGTAGGGAATATGCACCATGGAGGTGCCCGTGCTGATCTTGAACAGCTCGCCCCACATGTGGCCGATGGTGCCGTTGCCCGGCGACGCATAGGACACCTGGCCGGGCCGCGCCTTGAGGTAGGTCACGAACTCGCCGAAGCTGCGTACCGGCATTTCCCGCGGATTGACCACGAGGATGCCCGGCGCCTTTACGATCTCGGTGACCCCGGCGAAGTCGCGGATGGGATCGTAGGGCAGCCGCGAGAAGACGGCGGGGTTCACGCCATGCGTGGACACGGTCGCCACGCCGAAGGTCAGCCCGTCGCCGGCGGAGCGCGCCACCTCGGCCATGCCGATGGAGCCGCCCGCGCCGGCACGGTTGTCGATCACCACCGGATGGCCCAGCAGGCGCTGCAGCGGCTCCTGCAGCACCCGCCCCGCGATGTCGGTCGCGCCGCCCGGAGGAAAGGGCACGACGATGCGCATCGGCCGGCCCTCCTGCGCCCTTGCGAAGTTGCCGATGAAGGGTGAAGCGGCCAGGGCCGCGAGCCAGGAACGACGCTGCATGGTTTCCTTTGAGGTTATCGATGAGATTAATGGAATAAATGCACGAATGACGCAAAGGGCGTGCCGGTTAGCATTCCGATTCGGCATACCCTCATCGCCGGCCGTATTCCGGAACCCTCTCCCGCCCCCATGCCCCTGCGCCGACTCAACCCCCCTCTGCACCTGCTGCGTACGTTCTGCACGGTGGTCCGCTGCGGCAATGTGTCGGCGGCGGCGGAGCCCCTGGGCCTCACCCAGAGCGCCGTCAGCAAGCAAATCCAGGAACTCGAGCGCTGGGTCGGCGTGCCACTGTTCGAGCGCAGCCGCCAGCGACTGATCCTCACCCCGGCAGGCGAGCGCTACGAACTGGCGGTGCGGTCGCTGCTGGTCCGCCTGGAAGCCGCCACGCTCGAGCTGGTGGCCAGCGGGTACGACGGCGGCGCCCTGCAGGTGGCCGTTCTGCCCAGTTTCTCGGCACAGTGGCTGGTGCCCCGGCTGGCGGATTTCCGGCAGCGGCATCCGCGCATCACGCTGCACCTCACACGGCAGGTCATCAATACCCTGCCAGGTCCGGACACGGACTGCGCCATCCTCTTCGGCGACGGGCACTGGCCCGGCATGCATGCCCACTACATCGCAGGCAACGACGTGGCGCTGATCGCTCCGCCGCCCGGAGCTGGCGGCACGGAGCACCCGGTGCCGCCACTGCGCAGCCCCGCCGATGTCGCGGAACACGCGCTCTTGCGGCACGTGTCGGCACTCGACGCCTGGGAGCACTGGGGCGAGCGCCACGGCGTACAGGGCCTGAGCCGCTCCGACGGCCCCGTGCTCGACCTGTTCGAGAGCGTCATCCGCGGCGTCGCCATGGGCCTGGGGCTCGGCCTGGTCCCCCGCTGCCTCGTCCGCGAAGAGATCGCGGCCGGCACTGTCACGGAACCTCTGCCGGCCGCCGGCTTCAACAGCCGGCGGGGCTACTGGCTCTGCCATGAGGGGGGCCGCCCCCAGCCACCCGCGCTGGACCATTTCCGCAACTGGCTGCTGCAGCAGGCCGAATCGCGCCCGGCCCCGGCGGCCTGACCGGCGGAGGTCAGCCTCCGCGCACCTCCGCCACCATGCGTTCGAGCCGCGCCAGGTCGGTCACCACGAAAGCGCGCCCCGCCTTTTCCAGCAGCCCCTGCCGCACGAGCACGCCGAGTTCGCGCGTCACCTGCTCGCGGTTGGTGCTGATGCGGCTGGCCACTTCCGCATGGGCCGGCGCCGGATCGATGCGCGCCCGGCCTGCGCCATCCGCGCCGCCCGAGGCCCGGGCCATGCGCAGCAGCTCCGCATGCAGCCGGTTTTGCACGCCCAGCGTGCTGAGGTCGATCACGCGTTCCGACAGCTCACGCACCAGCACGCACAGGCCCTCCACCACGCGCTGCGCCACGGCGGGCTCCTCGGCCATCAGCTGGCGGAAGTCCTCCGGTGGCAGGCTCGCCGCCAGGGTAGGCTCCAGGGTGACCACATCGGCCGACCGCGCACCTCCGTCCAGCGCGGCCAGCAGGCCGATGGGCTCCCCCGGGCCACAGTCGCGGAAAGTGACCTGCCGGCCGTTGGCCGAGTAGGTGGTCACGCGCACCTGCCCCGTGAGGATGAAATACACCTCGGCTCCCGCGGCGGCCCGGGAAAACAGGCGCCGCCGCGCCGGCAACTGCTGCCAGCGGCACTGCTGGGCGATACGGTCCAGCCGCTGCGCATCGAGCCCCTCGAACAGCGCCACCCCCCGCAACGC
Proteins encoded in this window:
- a CDS encoding DNA topoisomerase III, which encodes MTKTLVIAEKPSVAQDIVRALTPVAGKFDKHEDHFENERYVVTSAVGHLVEIQAPEEFDVKRGKWSFAHLPVIPPYFDLKPVDKTKSRLNAVVKLARRKDVTELVNACDAGREGELIFRLIEQYAGGAKGGLNKPVRRLWLQSMTPQAIRDGFGNLRSDQQMQGLASAARSRSEADWLVGINGTRAMTAFNSRDGGFFLTTVGRVQTPTLSLVVEREEKIRQFVSRDYWEIHAGFHAEAGEYLGKWFDPQWKKVADDPEARADRVWSFERAREIADAVRGKAATVTEESKPTTQASPLLFDLTSLQREANGKFGFSAKTTLALAQSLYERHKALTYPRTDSRALPEDYLPVAKDTFGMLATSGMRHLAPYARQALDENYVRPSKRIFDNAKVSDHFAIIPTTQAPSGLSEAEQKLYDLVVRRFMAVFFPSAEYLVTTRISQVVGHSFKTEGKVLVKPGWLAIYGKEAANEVEDGKAGDKGQPLVPVKPGEMTHTEYAEAKALKTKPPARYSEATLLGAMESAGKQVEDEELRSAMQEKGLGTPATRAAIIEGLLTEKYMLREGRELIPTAKAFQLMTLLRGLGVEELSRAELTGEWEYKLAQMEKGQLSREAFMQQIAAMTERMVKKAKEYDRDTIPGNYATLSTPCPNCGGVVKENYRRYACTGADGRGDGCGFSFTKSPAGRTFEPAEAEALLRDRRIGPLEGFRSKAGWPFTAEVAIVRDEEAGNFKLEFDFGDDRAGEASGELVEFTDEPLGPCPICGAPVHEHGSNYVCSKAVPTAAQPTPSCTFKSGKVILQQPVEREQMAKLLATGKTDLLDKFVSMRTRRNFKAFLAWDKEAGKVNFEFEQRESKFPPRKFAGKAGAAAGAAKAGTAAAAKKAAKPAAKAAAKKSTAAAKAPRKTAAGKPPSAALAAVIGPEPVGRPEAVKKMWEYIKAHNLQDPNDKRTIKADAKLREVFGKESAGMFELAGILGKHLQGDSE
- a CDS encoding SET domain-containing protein encodes the protein MPRTATPAADPSAARGGRRIQVRRSGVHGKGVFAVQDIAEGEVLIEYTGEIISWQEAQDRHPHDPLQPNHTFYFHVDEDRVIDANHGGNASRWINHSCAPNCYADERDGRIFITALRNIHAGEELNYDYGLIIDERYTPRLKAEYPCFCGSANCRGTLLAPKRGWAPPGPSAPPPKAGRKGARR
- a CDS encoding biotin--[acetyl-CoA-carboxylase] ligase, with amino-acid sequence MTGMVQPLRWPAEAVWEAVAPLLPGFTVEVLPSIDSTNTELMRRARAGRCEPTLLVAEVQTAGRGRLGRAWQNAAGDSLMFSLGLPLAPADWSGLSLAVGVSIAESLQPVPRAGQPRLGLKWPNDLWLDDGRKLGGILVETASLVGAAGAWSGSHPDRTARYVVAGVGINVRPPPSEGLSTPPGSLQEIEARLDAPAALLRTVPPLVAMLQSFEAHGFAPVQPRFLQRDVLRDREVVLSDGGAGTAQGVAQDGALLVRTPQGLQAVTSAEISVRPAGQALPRN
- a CDS encoding SPOR domain-containing protein; the protein is MLRAAVLVLLLANAGYYAWAQGLLRDWGLAPAEQSEPQRLEQQIQPENLRIGRPVSGDAASAPAAPPPAAPSSAATPSSEASHPAPPPTSAGQAQAAAADSTACLQAGPFDARQSEALRTAAAALPANSWSLEPVSVASRWMVYMGRFADEDALEKKRAELRARKVAYDRPGPALEPGLSLGRFSTEEAAERALAALGTQGVRTARVVQERSDATGHVLRLPAATPALRAQAETQLRTALAGRLLRNCG
- a CDS encoding leucine-rich repeat domain-containing protein, with product MTSSLLTAPFGASVLSFMPPERGGAAAAPRQAVAASGMPLLHAWYEALQAWCEADAARQPPWQAGASEVLRGLFSARRNRGAVRDERAEAFAGRCREFAMAADRILERGDAAFGAAQDGLELREIAVGRLLLAHAEGAPALDLHGLGLTDLPPGLETLETLERLDISWNPGLGALPERLARCRGLRAIDARHCGITEVPPQVLSLPRLEALDLSENAELRSLPAGWRLDDARLRLEGTHLEGIAGLLRPLPLTPRQRGTLAEHMDTIARAWPLLQARMRAEPRLSDQVGLLRARLSLAVRTDGMGTQEACEDAHQAIAEWLDNGEPLTTARMMELGWRINFRPSGTGLLRTQEYADDLSGPQGAGAGRPSPGALPPLLAAVESWLSAGDAPDAALDPLSAMERAVLLYRALVVLRPLHKGNEPTALAAMDWALQQQGLPPVLLPDDPALTTAVLFRFSGIAAADAAAELLQETVRHMDALMARLVQHDLAGAADA
- a CDS encoding N-formylglutamate amidohydrolase; this translates as MTAPQPLSPVAAVSVVPGRTPLVLDSPHSGTDYPDDFGAALARDVLRRAEDTHVEKLYAFAPALGVAWVEAHFPRIYLDANRDTTEIDTTLFDAEWPDPVTADPAVLQKVRLGKGLIWKCTDEGLPIYDRPLSVAEGRARIERCWRPYHAAVEQAIEAAHARHGYSLHLNCHSMPSVAASHATLHPGLVHADFVIGDRDGTTADPALSQALCTFLRGRGYGVDYNHPYKGVEIVRRYGDPARDRHSIQVEINRRLYMDEHTLALHPEGFARLQADLRALVEWLLTLDPRRSAGG
- a CDS encoding tripartite tricarboxylate transporter substrate-binding protein, with the protein product MQRRSWLAALAASPFIGNFARAQEGRPMRIVVPFPPGGATDIAGRVLQEPLQRLLGHPVVIDNRAGAGGSIGMAEVARSAGDGLTFGVATVSTHGVNPAVFSRLPYDPIRDFAGVTEIVKAPGILVVNPREMPVRSFGEFVTYLKARPGQVSYASPGNGTIGHMWGELFKISTGTSMVHIPYRGAGPAVNDVLAGQVPVYFDQVASALPYVKSGRLRALAVSWPQRLADVLPEVPTYGELGHPQANEPSWFGLVAPAATPPAAVLRVQQAVGTALKEPAVRDRLAGQGLYPTGTAPAEFSRQIEQEIAKMRKIAAYAQIHLD
- a CDS encoding LysR substrate-binding domain-containing protein, which encodes MPLRRLNPPLHLLRTFCTVVRCGNVSAAAEPLGLTQSAVSKQIQELERWVGVPLFERSRQRLILTPAGERYELAVRSLLVRLEAATLELVASGYDGGALQVAVLPSFSAQWLVPRLADFRQRHPRITLHLTRQVINTLPGPDTDCAILFGDGHWPGMHAHYIAGNDVALIAPPPGAGGTEHPVPPLRSPADVAEHALLRHVSALDAWEHWGERHGVQGLSRSDGPVLDLFESVIRGVAMGLGLGLVPRCLVREEIAAGTVTEPLPAAGFNSRRGYWLCHEGGRPQPPALDHFRNWLLQQAESRPAPAA
- a CDS encoding Crp/Fnr family transcriptional regulator; its protein translation is MVSAPRRSSSPAAPVPSSFALRGVALFEGLDAQRLDRIAQQCRWQQLPARRRLFSRAAAGAEVYFILTGQVRVTTYSANGRQVTFRDCGPGEPIGLLAALDGGARSADVVTLEPTLAASLPPEDFRQLMAEEPAVAQRVVEGLCVLVRELSERVIDLSTLGVQNRLHAELLRMARASGGADGAGRARIDPAPAHAEVASRISTNREQVTRELGVLVRQGLLEKAGRAFVVTDLARLERMVAEVRGG